TGTCGCCTTGAGCATCTGAAACATACATGATCTGCGTCGCATCTGCTGACCATGCAGGTGAAGATTCAACCGTATCATTGGTCATGATGCGTACCGTTTCGCCAGAGATCGGATTTACGAGGAAGACATCTTCATCAGCATCTTCCCGTGAGAGGTAGACGATACTCTCACTATCTGGTGACCAGCTTGGCTCGGTATCGTCGCGTTCATCTGCAGTCAGTTGGACCACATTGACAGGATTTTCTGCTTCTAGGACGAAGATGTCAATGTTTCCTGTGCGATCTGACTGGAAAGCAATCCGTGTATTGTCGTGTGACCATGTTGGATGGCGATCATCTGATGTTTCCGCTGTCAACGATACTTGATTTGATCCATCAGCATTCATGGTGAAGATATCCATGTCACCATTGCGATCCGAAGCAAAGGCCAATTTGCTGCCATCTGGTGACCATGTTGGCTGGATATCTTCCGCTGGGTCATCCGTAAGCTGCTGCAGGCTCATGTCGGCGATGGTCAGGAGGTAGATATCATGGTTGCCATTGCGGTCTGATGCGAATGCAAGTTGGGTACCATCTGGCGACCAAGCTGGATCTGTATCCTGTGAAGGATCATTTGTGACGTTGACGGGGTTGCTACCATCGTCATTGGCGACATAGATCTCCATGTTACCGTCACGATCTGTGACGAATGCCAGATCACCCGTTGGTGCTGACTGTTGCTCTGCTGCTGCCACACTGATTGTTTGTGAAGTTGTCTCCGTTGTGCCAGCACCGTTGACAGTTAGGGTTACATTGTAATCGCTCGCCACTTCATAAGCGAAGGTGGCTGTGCTGTCGGTAGTGTTATCTGGCGTGCCATCTCCGTTGAAGTCCCATGCAAAGCTTTCAACAGTGCCCGTCGAGGTATTGGTGAAAGTTACCGTCAGCGGTGCTGTGCCACTGGCTGGGTCGGCTGTGAAGGCAGCGACAGGGGGTTCCGCTGCTGCACTCACTGTAATGGCCTGTGATGTGCTATCTGTTGTGCCAGCCCCTGTGACAGTCAGCGTTGCATTGAACGTTGCGGCTGCGTTATAGGTGTAGGTCGCCGTGCCATCAGTGGTGTTATCTGGCGTACCATCGCCGTTGAAGTCCCATGCGAAGCTTTCAACGGTGCCCGTTGAGGTGTTGGTGAAAGTTACTGTCAGCGGTGCTGTGCCACTGGTTATATCAGCCGTGAACGCAGCGACAGGGGGTTGAGCCGGAGCTGCAACGCTGACAATCTGAGAGATGACATCAGCGGTACCGGCACCATTGACAGTCAATGTGACGTTGTAGTCACCTGCTGTGTCATAGGTGAAGGTGGCCGTGTCATTGGTTGTATTGTCTGCAATGCCATCGCCGTCAAAGTCCCAAGTCAGGCTATCGATGGTGCCTGTCGAGGTGTTGGTGAAGGTCACGGTGAGCGGTGCTGTGCCGCTGGCCGGGTCGGCTGTGAAGGCAGCAACTGGCGGCTGAGCCGGAGCGGCAACGCTGATGACCTGTGAAATCGTGTCAGACGTACCCGCACCTGTGACCGTTAGGGTTGCATTGTAATCGCCCGCCACTTCATAAGCGAAGGTAACTGTGCTGTCAGTGGTGTTATCTGGCGTACCATCGCCATCAAAGTCCCAACTCAGGCTATCGATGGTGCCTGTTGAGGTATTGGTGAAGGCCACGGTGAGCGGTGCTGTCCCGCTGGCTGGGTCGGCTGTGAAGGCAGCAACAGGCGGCTGAGCCGGAGCGGCAACGCTGATGACCTGTGAAATTGTGTCAGACGTACCAGCTCCTGTGACGGTCAGTGTGGCATTGTAATCACCTGCCACTTCATAAGCGAAGGTAACTGTGCTGTCAGTGGTGTTATCTGGCGTACCATCGCCGTCAAAGTCCCAACTCAGGCTATCGACGGTACCCGTTGAGGTATTGGTAAAGGTCACCGTCAGCGGAGCTGTCCCGCTGGCCGGGTCGGCTGTGAAGGCGGCCACAGGGGGTTGGGCCGGAGCAGCAACGCTGATGACCTGTGAAATTGTGTCAGACGTATCTGCGCCATTGACAGTCAGTATGACGTTGTAGTCGCCTGCTGTGTCATAGGTGAAGGTGGCCGTGCCGTCGGTTGTATTGTCTACGATGCCATCGCCGTCAAAGTCCCAACTTAGGCTGTCGACAGTGCCCGTTGAGGTATTGGTGAAGGTCACGGTGAGCGGTACTGTACCGCTAGTTGGGTCGGCTGTGAAGGCGGCGACAGGTGGTTCTGCAGCTTCACTTACTGTGATGGTTTGGGTTGAGGAGCTATTAGCTCCGTCATTATCGAGTGTCAGAGTGACGTCATAGTCACCTGGGACATCGTAAGTAAATTCAGCAGATGTGTCAGATGTGTTATCTGCAATGCCATCGCCATCAAAGTCCCAAGTCAGGCTCGTGTAAGTGCCTGCTTCTGTTGTGATGGTGAATGTGACAGATAACGGTGCTGTACCTGTTAAGGGCTGGGCACTAAAGCTAGTTTGGGGTGCCTCTGGAGCTTCGGGCTCTGTGACAGTTATTGTCGTGTTTGCTGAACCCGTCATGCCATCGCGAGACAGGAACAGAACAGCGATATATTGCCCTGGTTCATGGTATGTGAACTCGACCGTATTATCGGTTGAGTTGTCAACAGCGCCATCATTATTGAAATCCCATGCCAGTGCCGTATATGTTTCAGGATCCGTCGTATTGGTGAAGGTTACAGTCAGCGGGCTAGTGCCACTTGTAACGTCTGCTTCAAAGTCGGGCTGTGGGGCCTGTGGCGGTGCATTCACGACAATTTCTTGGGTCGCCGTATCAGTTTGCCCGGCACCTGTCACTGTGAACCGTGCGGTATATGTACCAGGTTCATTGTACGTGTACGTCACAACGTTGTTGGTTGTGTTTTCTGGCGTGCCATCGTCGTTCAGGTCCCAGGCAAAGCTTTCGACAGTGCCGGATGCGTTGCCTGTGAATGTCACGGTCAACGGAGCATTGCCTGTTGTGAAATCAGCCGCAAAATCAGCTGATGGCGGTGTTAAGGCTTCAATTTGGATCGTGGTATTGACGACATCATCCCCACCGGGGCCGACGACTCGCAGCGTTGCGGTATATTCGCCTGCATCTTCATAGGTGAATTCTGGGCTGGTATCTGTGCTGTCGGTGATGCCATCACCATCAAAATCCCATTCGTAATTTGTGATTTCACCATAAGATTGGTTGGTGAATGAGACGGTCAATGGCGTGGTGCCTGCCGTAGGATCCGCTGTAAAGGCTGCTGTAGGCGGTAAGAACTCGATCACTTCTTCTACAGTGATTTCAACGGAATGACTATCTTCGCCAACCGGGTTTGTCACAGTAAGTGATGCTGTGTATGTGCCTGCCTCAGCATATTCAAACGATGGGTTTGAGGCTGTGCTATCTGTAATACCATCGTCGTCGAAGTCCCAGTTGAAGGTCAGTTCATCGCCTGTTGATGTGTTTGTAAAGATGACATTCAAAGGAGCTTCACCAACGGTTGGGTTGGCATCGAAGTTTGCGACAGGCTCTTCCATAGGCGTCGTAACTGTGATGATTCTCTGGGCTGTCGCATTTCCACCAGAGCCAGTAGCTGTCAGTTTGACGGTGTACGTCCCGGAATTGATGAACTCAAAAGTGGGATTCTGTGCTGTACTGTCAGGTATCCCATCATTATTAAAGTCCCAGCTATAGCCGGTGACATTGCCTGATGTTGTATTCGTGAAAGACACCGTTAGCGGGGCATTGCCTGTGTTTGTAGAGACGTTAAAGCCTGCAACAGGTGCATTAACAGGCTTAGATGAAGTGATTTCTGCGGTGGTCGTACTTTGTCCGCCGGGGCCAAGGGCTGTCATGAATACCGTGAATTCGCCGGGTTGCTCAAAGACGTATGTTGGATTCCGGTCGGTGCTATCTGTGATGCCGTCTCCGTCAAAGTCCCATAAGATCATGGAAGTTTCGCCAGTGGTATTGTTATTGAACGTCACTGTTAAGGGGACGTTACCACTTGTGACACTGGGCTGGAAGCTTGCCACTGGTGCGGGGACTTGAGGATTCTCTACTGTAATCTGACGGACGGCTTGTGATGTGCCGCCAGGGCCAGATACCTGAAGGATGACGTTATAGGTGCCGACATCGCTAAATGTGTGCGATGGGTTTGCTTGCTGGCTTGTCTCGCCATCGCCAAAATCCCAGAAGCTCGACGTATAGTTGCCCGTTGTGGTGTTCGTGAAGCTTACGTTGAGCGGCGCTTCACCGCTTGTCGTACTGGGATTAAATGAGGCGTTTGGCGCGGATGGGCTCGTTACATTGATCTGGCGCGATACATTTGCCGTACCACCTGGCCCCGTGACACGTAAAGTTACGCTATAAACGCCTGGCGATTGGTAAGTGTGAACAGGGTTAATTTGATTGCTATTGCCTGTATCACCAAAATCCCAGGAGTAGCTGCTGATCTGCCCTTGTGATTGATTTGTAAATCGTACGACGAGCGGCGCGTTACCAGATGTGCGATCTTGTGTGAATGAAGCGATTGGACGCGGAATCGTTGGCGTGCTTGTTGGTACTGGCGTTGGTGCCTGGTTCCGAACGCGGATATTGCCTGCTGTTGTTGTTTCCTGCCTGCCATCACGTAAGAAAACTCGCAAGCGCAACTGGTAAATGCCGTCGGGCGAGGCGGCAGTGTTCGTGTTCCAGATACCCAGGCTGCCATTGAGCACTGGCGTCTGTATGATGCCGGTGATAGGGAACCATAGGTTGTTGGGGTTGGGGTCTGGCCCATATTCCAGGCGATATTGTAAGAAACTGGGGTGGCTGGCTGAACCAAGTACCTGCACATTGCCAGATGCTACATTGCCGGGAATAGGTGAGAGAATAATGATGCTCACCGGAGCCTGTGTTGATGTGGCGCCAGCAGGCAACTGCGCTGTTGGGAATGAGGAAATTGCAGTTGCAGCAGGCAGTGTCGGCAGCCCCAGCGGGGTTGCAGTGATGAAATCTTGTGTTGGAATGGCACCATCTGGCAATAAGGTGCGAGTAGGTGCTGCACCTGTTGCGGAAGGCGCAGGTGTTAGTGTTGCTTCTCCGCCGCCTGTTCCTAAGTTACAAGCGCTCAATGCCAGAGCACCAATGATGCTCAATATAATGAGCAAATAATGATTCCTAAAATGACGACGCATTGTGCCATCCCTTATTTGAGTTCCATGTAGTCAGACTCTATTATAGCGAATGTTACGATTCTTTACCTGACGAGTCAAAGGCGGTTAGGCTTCGCAGAGAATCCTTTAAGTTACATCCTTCAAGATACGCTCATCTTAACTTGTGTCGGAGGATAGCTTCGGCTAAACTCGATGTTATGAAAGCTTTAATTGTTGACGACGAACAAGATATTCGGGAAGCCCTTGGCCGTAAGCTGCGACGGGAGAATTTTGAGGTTGTGGCTTGCAGTAATGGCCTGGAAGGACTTCGGACATTCCATGCTGAGCGACCAGATATCGTCATCCTTGATATTGTGATGCCGGGTGAAATGAATGGTTTGACGGTTGCGAAGCGTATTCGTGAAATTGCTGATACACCGATTATGATGCTTTCCTCACAGGCCATCACAGAACAAGATATTATTGATGGCTTGAATTCTGGTGCGGATGAATATTTGATCAAGCCAGTCCGCTTAAATGAGTTTATTGCTCGTGTTCAAGCGCTACTGAGACGTTCTCAGGTTGCTGTCAGCCAGGCAGAGCAGGCATATGATGACGGGTACTTGAACGTTGATTTACATCGCCGACACGTGTATGTGCAGGGCCGGAAGGTCCACCTAACCCCCACTGAGTTTAAGCTTTTAGCGGTGTTGATGGAAAATTCCGGGCGGGTTGTTAACCAGCGGGATTTGTTGGAGCAGGTTTGGGGGCGCGAATATATTGATGATGTTTACTATCCGCGCGTTTATGTGAGCCAGCTACGCCGCAAAATAGAAGCAGATCCTGCGAACCCGGTCTATATTCTTACGGAACATCGCGTAGGATATCGTTTTGAAAAGCACAAACCTCATGTTGATTAAGTATGATCGTTCACCCTAACTTATCCAGTTGTTTGTAGCCATGCTACCTATAAACCCTTTTATTCTTATCTTCAATGCTTGTGCGCTGGCGCTTTCGCTGGCGTTTTTGCTTATGGTTTTATGGTACGACGCCAAAGCTGTAGTAAACCAATTATTTGCTTTATTTTTGTGCTTTATGGTGCTCTGGAACCTGGGTGTGGTGCTTGGCGAGGCCGGTAAATGGATTGATTCACAAGGGTATATTGTTTCTATTGGGAATTTTGTTTCTCACATTGGTTATGTAGCTTCAAATGCTATTTTGTATGCCCTCATCATTAAGGTCATTGGGCTTGAGATCCGATTTTTCCGTCCGCTTGCTACGCTGGCAGTTGTGGTCATTATCAGTTACAATGCATTTCTCATAGTCAATGACACAACCCTTGTTGCAGAACAAGCACCACCTGTTAACCCGATAAGCATCCTTTTATTTTCAATTGTCTCACTTGCTTTGTTATGGCGATACCGACAAAACAACATTAGTTATGATTTTATGATTGGGTCACTAATCGTTATAGCAGGGCAGGTTGCGAATTTACTGAATGCGTCGTTAGGCTTATCGGCGGTTGCCAGCTCTATAGCTAGCTTTGGTTCTCTCATCATGGGAACAAGCATTATTCGTCAGACAATTATCTGGCCTTTACGTAACCGAGAATCTCAGATTAAAGCCATACATGAAGTTAATGTGGCTATTACCAAGCGCGCTACAGAGACCAACGCACTTGATGAAATTGCTATCCAAGCAGCAAAGTGGCTCCAGGCGGATGCTGTTGGCATCTTCAAAAGTTCTGAAAGACAAATGCGTCTCGTTGCAAGCTACCAACTACCAGAGCGCCTGCTAAATTATTCCGTGCCCTATGGAGAGACAATCGTTGGTAGGCTTGCAACGGAGAATCAAACGATCTTCATCCGACAATATAATACCCAGTCATACTCGGACGAAATGCAACTCAGTGATATCTTCTTAGATTCAGCAGTTATCGGGTCCGTTATTGCTGTGCCCTTAACTTATGATCAAGATATTATCGGTGGACTGGTTATTATTTCCGGTCGGTACGGCAAAGTGTTCCAACTTGAAGATGTTCGCCAGAGTGAATTATTAGCTGCCCAGGCTGCTGTATCGATTTCTGTAAATGATTTGTTCTTACAGCAGAAGTCCTTATTGCAAAGCTTGACAGAAGCGCATCATCAGCTTCAGGGCGTCATCTCCAGCACAGAAAACCCTGTATTAGCGGTAAACCGGGCGCTTGAGCTAACTTTCGCAAACACAAAGGCTCAGGAAATCTTACAATTGGAGCCGGAAGATGAAGGCAAACCGATATACAAACTACTCGATATTGATGTGATTCCAACCGATTTTCGCAATGTCATTCGTGCAGCGCGCAGACATGAAACCTATATGTACTCTCTAAGTGTTGCTGATAGGGAATACATGTGCCACATTGGCAAGTTGGGGGACCAACGAATAGAAGGGTGGGTTGGTGTTCTCAACGATGTAACAGAGTTAAAAGAGCTGGATCGCGTTAAGAGTGAGATGATCCGAATGACGAGCCATGATCTTAAGAACCCCATTCAGGCAGCAATTGCTAATCTTGATTTATTACGCGATGATATTGATAGCGAACCCCTGGAAGGGGAGAGTAAAACAGAGATTAATTTGTCGCTCGATAACATTGAGCGACAGTTAAATAACATGCACCGGATTATTAGCGGCATTCTTGATTTAGAACGAGTTCGGGCAAGTGGGCTGCATGGGGATGTCTGCTCTGCGAGAGATGTCGCTTTTGAAGCTGTAGATCAGTTAATGCTCATGGCACGTGCCAAGAATGTGACTTTAAAGCTAAATATAGGGGCCTCAAAGCTCTCGTTTGTTGGAGATCAAACCCAATTTGAGCGAGCCTTGGTTAACGTTATTGAGAATGCGATTAAATTTACGCCTGAATATGGTCGCGTTGACGTAGATGTGTATAATGACGACGATGATATTTTATTTTCAGTGACTGATACGGGAATTGGCATCCCTGAAGAGATGCAGACCCATATTTTTGAACGGTTTTACCGGGGCGAACAACCGGGTGCTGAGCATATCAGTGGTACAGGACTGGGATTGAGCCTTGTGAGAACCGTCATTGAGAAACATGCTGGACGAATATGGCTGAAAAGCCAGAGCGGCCAGGGAACAACATTTTTTATTGCTGTTCCGCAAACAACACCTGATTTTTTGACGCCTGAAGCTTGAGAGTGATTACATGCCTGGAACGACGAAGACTTTTATAGCCATCGTTTTATTTCTCATAGTCATTTACCCAATCCAAACTCAAGAAAACACACCTACAGAAACACTGGAAGCTCCACAATCATTTCCAGACACAACAATCGCCGAAGCATTCAACCAAGACGACCTTTCTATCCTAGTTGGAAACGTCCAGCGCCCGAACGGCATCACTTGGTTCAATGGGGACCTCTACACAGCGTGTAACGGCGATTGGACCTTATACCAAATTGATGACACAACAGGGGAGACACAAACATTCATCTTCGGAGTGCAGGATGTCCATAGCCTCTACATGGAAGAAACCGAAGAGGGCTTTAATATATGGGCTCCTGATTTTGCCACAAACCAAATTACATTAATAACCCAAGATCGCAGCAACCCAGATCCTGTTTCTGATTCCATCGAAGGTCCATGGGGTATAACGACCTTTGATGAAGAAACTTTCCTGGTAACCAGCCTAAAAGACAACAGTATTATCCAAGTCAATAAATCTGGGGAGAGCAACCCATATCTTGATGGCCTACGCTCCCCAGCTGGTATTACTAGGGACGATAAATTTGTCTATGTTGCAAACAATGGTAGCGCAAGACGTGCTATTGAGTGGTTTGATCCATCAGAGGAAGAACCTGAATTACAAAGTCTAGTGAACGGCCTACAAAACACCTCAAACTTAGTTCTAGCCCCCGATGGTTTGTTGTACTTCACATATGCTTTAGGAACACGAGGGGTTGTTGGACGTGTTGATCCTGAAGTCTGCCGTGAAGATGGCTGTATAAATGAGGACGTAGAAATTGTCCTATTTACAGAATTACCTGCTCCGCTTGCAGGGTTAGCCTTTTCAGATGATATGAGGTTGTTCGTACATGCCATCTACCGCCCAGAGATATACTGGGTTTCCCTGTATGGAACAGAGGACACTTCAACTGAAGGGGCCAATAGCTAGTTTTTGTGGTGGCATTCTACTTGCCTAGGGGTTCCAGCAAGAGTATTCCTACCAAGGCAAGTAGAATGCCACCATTTTGCAGCAGAATATGAACAACTTCCCAGATCGGCTCCTCAGTCGCCAGGCCTGTTAGCCGAGCAAGTGTTGCCAACACAATTAAAACAATGCCAGCTAAAATAGGTAAGCCACGGTTCCGAGCTAACCAGGTCGACAAGCCACGAATTAGCCTTGTCAGAGCGTTGGATTGATCAATGCGCTTAAACATAGGTTACCAGCTTCTACGTATTCTCGTAAGCAAAATCCTGATATCGATCTTGTGCTGACTTCGGTATTTCAACGTCCAGTATCATGCCTTCAGCAGAGCTTTCTTGTGTCAGAACACGCCCAATTCTGTATAGTCTGGACACGAGATCGCCGCGCTCAAAAGGGATCTGAAGCGTAATACGCACAAGTTCCTGCGCAAAAACACGCTCGATTGCCTCTAGTAATTCGGGCACACCTTCGCCGGTTCTGGCAGAAATGCATACTTGCTCCCGATACATATCAGAATCCGGGAATTGCGGTGGCGTATCACCAGCCCATCGGTCAATTTTATTCCATACCAATATTCGCGGCATGGATGGTACATCAATTTCTGCCAGTGTATCTTCGACGACATCGATATGTGCGACTACATTAGGGTGGGAAATATCCACCATATGTAAGAGCATGCTCGCTTCTTGCGTTTCTTCCAATGTTGCACGGAACGCCGCAATAAGGGTCGTGGGCAGCTTCTGGATAAAACCGACAGTGTCAGTTAATAAGACTTGTCGTCCAGAAGGTAGGGCCGTCCGGCGTGTTGTTGGGTCCAACGTCGCAAATAGCTGGTCCTGGGCATAGACAGATGCATTTGTCAGATGATTGAGCAGGGTAGATTTACCTGCATTGGTATAGCCAACCAGAGCGATCACAGGAATGCCTGTCTTACGTCGCTGCTGCCGATGTTGACTCCGATGCTGACGTACACCTTCAAGATCGCGCTTAATGCGGTCGATCTTCCGGCCAATCTCGCGTCGGTCGACTTCTAGCTGCGTTTCACCAGGACCGCGTAACCCCACACCGCCAACACCACTACCAGCAGCGCTACCACCAGCCTGACGCGCAAGGTGGGTCCACTGTCGGGTCAGACGCGGTAGGCGATATTCGTATTGAGCCAGTTCAACCTGAAGGGAACCTTCTTTTGTTTTGGCATGTTGTGCGAATATGTCCAAGATCAACGCAGAGCGATCTAGCAATTTGATGTCATTACCAAACACTTTGGAAATTTCGCGCTGATGGCGTGGCGATAGCTCATCGTCGAAGATAACAGCATCTGCTTCAAGCTCTTTAATCACAGCCTGAACTTCTTCGAGCTTACCACTCCCAATAAAGGTTGCTGGAACAATGCTATTTAACGTTTGTGTCGTTTGGCCGACGACCTCCATACCAGCTGTCTCAGCCAACAGAGCAAGCTCACTCAATGAATCCTGTAACGATATCACTGAATTTGTACCACGTACTTCTGCACCTACTAAAAAAGCACGCTCAACTTTGGGAAATTCGTTTTGATGCAAAGGAAAAGTCCTTCGTCTATTTACAATTGTCTCGACACAGAATTTGTCATTTCACTTGTCAGATATGTGTCATCAGATTCAAGAATATCCGCTTTCATATCTTCCAAGGCACGTGCAGCATAAGCTTTTTTCCGTTCACCTTTGCCGCGCACTTTTTTCTCTAACTCAGGCAAAATACCAAAATTAGCTTTCATAGGCTGGAAGTCTTCAGGATCAGTTTCTGTTACATAATGGCACAAAGCACCTAACATTGTTGTCTCTGACGGAACCCAAGATTGCTTGTTCATAAGGTGATGTGCCAAATTCAAACCCGCTAGCAGGCCAGTACCAATATTAC
The Phototrophicus methaneseepsis DNA segment above includes these coding regions:
- a CDS encoding sensor histidine kinase; translation: MLPINPFILIFNACALALSLAFLLMVLWYDAKAVVNQLFALFLCFMVLWNLGVVLGEAGKWIDSQGYIVSIGNFVSHIGYVASNAILYALIIKVIGLEIRFFRPLATLAVVVIISYNAFLIVNDTTLVAEQAPPVNPISILLFSIVSLALLWRYRQNNISYDFMIGSLIVIAGQVANLLNASLGLSAVASSIASFGSLIMGTSIIRQTIIWPLRNRESQIKAIHEVNVAITKRATETNALDEIAIQAAKWLQADAVGIFKSSERQMRLVASYQLPERLLNYSVPYGETIVGRLATENQTIFIRQYNTQSYSDEMQLSDIFLDSAVIGSVIAVPLTYDQDIIGGLVIISGRYGKVFQLEDVRQSELLAAQAAVSISVNDLFLQQKSLLQSLTEAHHQLQGVISSTENPVLAVNRALELTFANTKAQEILQLEPEDEGKPIYKLLDIDVIPTDFRNVIRAARRHETYMYSLSVADREYMCHIGKLGDQRIEGWVGVLNDVTELKELDRVKSEMIRMTSHDLKNPIQAAIANLDLLRDDIDSEPLEGESKTEINLSLDNIERQLNNMHRIISGILDLERVRASGLHGDVCSARDVAFEAVDQLMLMARAKNVTLKLNIGASKLSFVGDQTQFERALVNVIENAIKFTPEYGRVDVDVYNDDDDILFSVTDTGIGIPEEMQTHIFERFYRGEQPGAEHISGTGLGLSLVRTVIEKHAGRIWLKSQSGQGTTFFIAVPQTTPDFLTPEA
- the hflX gene encoding GTPase HflX yields the protein MHQNEFPKVERAFLVGAEVRGTNSVISLQDSLSELALLAETAGMEVVGQTTQTLNSIVPATFIGSGKLEEVQAVIKELEADAVIFDDELSPRHQREISKVFGNDIKLLDRSALILDIFAQHAKTKEGSLQVELAQYEYRLPRLTRQWTHLARQAGGSAAGSGVGGVGLRGPGETQLEVDRREIGRKIDRIKRDLEGVRQHRSQHRQQRRKTGIPVIALVGYTNAGKSTLLNHLTNASVYAQDQLFATLDPTTRRTALPSGRQVLLTDTVGFIQKLPTTLIAAFRATLEETQEASMLLHMVDISHPNVVAHIDVVEDTLAEIDVPSMPRILVWNKIDRWAGDTPPQFPDSDMYREQVCISARTGEGVPELLEAIERVFAQELVRITLQIPFERGDLVSRLYRIGRVLTQESSAEGMILDVEIPKSAQDRYQDFAYENT
- a CDS encoding response regulator transcription factor, with product MKALIVDDEQDIREALGRKLRRENFEVVACSNGLEGLRTFHAERPDIVILDIVMPGEMNGLTVAKRIREIADTPIMMLSSQAITEQDIIDGLNSGADEYLIKPVRLNEFIARVQALLRRSQVAVSQAEQAYDDGYLNVDLHRRHVYVQGRKVHLTPTEFKLLAVLMENSGRVVNQRDLLEQVWGREYIDDVYYPRVYVSQLRRKIEADPANPVYILTEHRVGYRFEKHKPHVD
- a CDS encoding PKD domain-containing protein, producing MRRHFRNHYLLIILSIIGALALSACNLGTGGGEATLTPAPSATGAAPTRTLLPDGAIPTQDFITATPLGLPTLPAATAISSFPTAQLPAGATSTQAPVSIIILSPIPGNVASGNVQVLGSASHPSFLQYRLEYGPDPNPNNLWFPITGIIQTPVLNGSLGIWNTNTAASPDGIYQLRLRVFLRDGRQETTTAGNIRVRNQAPTPVPTSTPTIPRPIASFTQDRTSGNAPLVVRFTNQSQGQISSYSWDFGDTGNSNQINPVHTYQSPGVYSVTLRVTGPGGTANVSRQINVTSPSAPNASFNPSTTSGEAPLNVSFTNTTTGNYTSSFWDFGDGETSQQANPSHTFSDVGTYNVILQVSGPGGTSQAVRQITVENPQVPAPVASFQPSVTSGNVPLTVTFNNNTTGETSMILWDFDGDGITDSTDRNPTYVFEQPGEFTVFMTALGPGGQSTTTAEITSSKPVNAPVAGFNVSTNTGNAPLTVSFTNTTSGNVTGYSWDFNNDGIPDSTAQNPTFEFINSGTYTVKLTATGSGGNATAQRIITVTTPMEEPVANFDANPTVGEAPLNVIFTNTSTGDELTFNWDFDDDGITDSTASNPSFEYAEAGTYTASLTVTNPVGEDSHSVEITVEEVIEFLPPTAAFTADPTAGTTPLTVSFTNQSYGEITNYEWDFDGDGITDSTDTSPEFTYEDAGEYTATLRVVGPGGDDVVNTTIQIEALTPPSADFAADFTTGNAPLTVTFTGNASGTVESFAWDLNDDGTPENTTNNVVTYTYNEPGTYTARFTVTGAGQTDTATQEIVVNAPPQAPQPDFEADVTSGTSPLTVTFTNTTDPETYTALAWDFNNDGAVDNSTDNTVEFTYHEPGQYIAVLFLSRDGMTGSANTTITVTEPEAPEAPQTSFSAQPLTGTAPLSVTFTITTEAGTYTSLTWDFDGDGIADNTSDTSAEFTYDVPGDYDVTLTLDNDGANSSSTQTITVSEAAEPPVAAFTADPTSGTVPLTVTFTNTSTGTVDSLSWDFDGDGIVDNTTDGTATFTYDTAGDYNVILTVNGADTSDTISQVISVAAPAQPPVAAFTADPASGTAPLTVTFTNTSTGTVDSLSWDFDGDGTPDNTTDSTVTFAYEVAGDYNATLTVTGAGTSDTISQVISVAAPAQPPVAAFTADPASGTAPLTVAFTNTSTGTIDSLSWDFDGDGTPDNTTDSTVTFAYEVAGDYNATLTVTGAGTSDTISQVISVAAPAQPPVAAFTADPASGTAPLTVTFTNTSTGTIDSLTWDFDGDGIADNTTNDTATFTYDTAGDYNVTLTVNGAGTADVISQIVSVAAPAQPPVAAFTADITSGTAPLTVTFTNTSTGTVESFAWDFNGDGTPDNTTDGTATYTYNAAATFNATLTVTGAGTTDSTSQAITVSAAAEPPVAAFTADPASGTAPLTVTFTNTSTGTVESFAWDFNGDGTPDNTTDSTATFAYEVASDYNVTLTVNGAGTTETTSQTISVAAAEQQSAPTGDLAFVTDRDGNMEIYVANDDGSNPVNVTNDPSQDTDPAWSPDGTQLAFASDRNGNHDIYLLTIADMSLQQLTDDPAEDIQPTWSPDGSKLAFASDRNGDMDIFTMNADGSNQVSLTAETSDDRHPTWSHDNTRIAFQSDRTGNIDIFVLEAENPVNVVQLTADERDDTEPSWSPDSESIVYLSREDADEDVFLVNPISGETVRIMTNDTVESSPAWSADATQIMYVSDAQGDMDLYIMNADGTNAVQITTDGSNEFAPHLKS